One part of the Homo sapiens chromosome 19, GRCh38.p14 Primary Assembly genome encodes these proteins:
- the ANGPTL8 gene encoding angiopoietin-like protein 8 precursor translates to MPVPALCLLWALAMVTRPASAAPMGGPELAQHEELTLLFHGTLQLGQALNGVYRTTEGRLTKARNSLGLYGRTIELLGQEVSRGRDAAQELRASLLETQMEEDILQLQAEATAEVLGEVAQAQKVLRDSVQRLEVQLRSAWLGPAYREFEVLKAHADKQSHILWALTGHVQRQRREMVAQQHRLRQIQERLHTAALPA, encoded by the exons ATGCCagtgcctgctctgtgcctgCTCTGGGCCCTGGCAATGGTGACCCGGCCTGCCTCAGCGGCCCCCATGGGCGGCCCAGAACTGGCACAGCATGAGGAGCTGACCCTGCTCTTCCATGGGACCCTGCAGCTGGGCCAGGCCCTCAACGGTGTGTACAGGACCACGGAGGGACGGCTGACAAAGGCCAGGAACAGCCTGGGTCTCTATGGCCGCACAATAGAACTCCTGGGGCAGGAGGTCAGCCGGGGCCGGGATGCAGCCCAGGAACTTCGGGCAAGCCTGTTGGAGACTCAG ATGGAGGAGGATATTCTGCAGCTGCAGGCAGAGGCCACAGCTGAGGTGCTGGGGGAGGTGGCCCAGGCACAGAAGGTGCTACGGGACAGCGTGCAGCGGCTAGAAGTCCAGCTGAGGAGCGCCTGGCTGGGCCCTGCCTACCGAGAATTTGAGGTCTTAAAG GCTCACGCTGACAAGCAGAGCCACATCCTATGGGCCCTCACAGGCCACGTGCAGCGGCAGAGGCGGGAGATGGTGGCACAGCAGCATCGGCTGCGACAGATCCAGGAGAG ACTCCACACAGCGGCGCTCCCAGCCTGA